One Micromonospora sp. FIMYZ51 genomic window carries:
- a CDS encoding anthrone oxygenase family protein produces MPEPIRIAVLTGATLTTGLVAGLFFAYACSVMPGLAATDDRTLVGTMQSINRKIINGWFLSVFLGGPLLVAVAVIGYAGAGAVFWWLLAGLLCHLVTLGVTGRCNVPLNNQLDAAGPVDQITDLAAVRRGFEDTWVRWNLVRTLSSVAAFGCLIGALLTH; encoded by the coding sequence GTGCCGGAACCGATCCGCATCGCCGTTCTGACCGGAGCCACTCTCACCACCGGGCTGGTGGCCGGGCTCTTCTTCGCGTACGCCTGCTCGGTCATGCCGGGGCTGGCCGCGACCGACGACCGGACGCTTGTCGGCACCATGCAGTCGATCAACCGGAAGATCATCAACGGTTGGTTCCTGTCGGTGTTCCTGGGTGGGCCGCTGCTGGTCGCGGTGGCCGTCATCGGGTACGCCGGTGCCGGCGCGGTGTTCTGGTGGCTCCTCGCCGGGCTGCTCTGCCACCTGGTCACGCTTGGCGTGACCGGCCGATGCAACGTACCGCTGAACAACCAGCTGGACGCCGCCGGTCCGGTCGACCAGATCACCGACCTGGCGGCCGTCCGGCGGGGCTTCGAGGACACCTGGGTGCGCTGGAACCTGGTCCGTACGCTCAGCTCGGTCGCCGCCTTCGGCTGCCTGATCGGCGCCCTGCTCACCCACTGA
- a CDS encoding NAD-dependent epimerase/dehydratase family protein, giving the protein MRIVVVGASGNVGTALLRRLRRERDVQVVGVARRLPHAGSGAPYDGLRWHSCDIGSPGAADELTGVFAGADAVVHLAWQIQPSHDQRQLHRTNVGGSRAVVDAVLRARVPALVYASSVGTYAPGPKNLPISERWPATGVAASSYSRDKAAVEEMLDGIERTHPALRVVRLRPGLIFQREAGTEISRYFLGPLVPVRLLRFGRLPLVPANRRLRMQAVHADDVADAYARAVLGDARGAFNVAADPVLTPELVARHFHGWTVPVAAPVLRAAAALTWRARLQPVDGGWVELALNVPLMSSERAATELGWQPSVDATTALKELLAGMADRAGTPSPPLSTTPTLPGRPAALLKARPAGQGNPY; this is encoded by the coding sequence ATGCGGATCGTGGTGGTGGGGGCGAGCGGGAACGTCGGCACCGCGCTGCTTCGCCGGTTGCGGCGGGAGCGCGACGTCCAGGTCGTCGGCGTGGCGCGCCGGCTGCCGCACGCGGGGTCCGGTGCGCCTTACGACGGGCTGCGCTGGCACTCCTGCGACATCGGGTCGCCGGGTGCGGCGGACGAACTCACCGGGGTCTTCGCCGGTGCCGACGCGGTGGTGCACCTGGCCTGGCAGATCCAGCCCAGCCACGACCAGCGCCAGCTGCACCGGACAAACGTGGGCGGCAGCCGGGCGGTGGTCGACGCGGTACTGCGCGCCCGGGTACCGGCCCTGGTGTACGCCTCGTCGGTCGGCACGTACGCGCCCGGCCCGAAGAACCTGCCGATCAGCGAGCGCTGGCCGGCGACCGGGGTGGCCGCCTCGTCGTACAGCCGGGACAAGGCGGCGGTGGAGGAGATGCTCGACGGGATCGAGCGGACCCACCCGGCGCTGCGGGTGGTGCGGCTGCGCCCCGGGCTGATCTTCCAACGGGAGGCCGGCACCGAGATCAGCCGTTACTTCCTCGGGCCGCTGGTGCCGGTGCGCCTGCTGCGCTTCGGTCGGCTGCCGCTGGTGCCCGCGAACCGGCGACTGCGGATGCAGGCGGTGCACGCGGACGACGTCGCTGATGCGTACGCCCGGGCGGTGCTTGGTGACGCCCGCGGCGCCTTCAACGTCGCCGCGGACCCGGTGCTGACCCCGGAGCTGGTGGCCCGGCACTTCCACGGCTGGACGGTGCCGGTGGCCGCCCCGGTGCTGCGCGCGGCCGCTGCGTTGACCTGGCGGGCCCGGTTGCAGCCGGTCGACGGCGGCTGGGTGGAGCTGGCGCTGAACGTGCCGCTGATGTCCAGCGAGCGGGCCGCGACCGAGCTGGGCTGGCAGCCGAGCGTCGACGCGACCACCGCCCTGAAGGAACTCCTGGCCGGCATGGCCGACCGCGCCGGCACCCCCAGCCCGCCGCTCTCGACGACGCCCACCCTCCCCGGCCGCCCCGCCGCCCTGCTCAAGGCCCGCCCGGCCGGCCAGGGCAACCCCTACTGA
- a CDS encoding ABC transporter permease: MNRLVTVAEMTLRELARRRGVLLLLLLMPLVFWLIRRDSYVGQSVRALLLGISWAVSTAALFATSAARELEPRLRLAGYRPHHLYLGRMLGLWALGLAVSVPFFLLTVFDAANLRYGGIAVAMLCCVAVAAPFGMLIGTLLPRELEGTLLLLTVVAMQMLLDPASSGARLTPFWSSREIATWAVDHTDGGYLSRGILHAVVVTALMIVTVAGVFGVRLRRRRHLHHAPLV, from the coding sequence ATGAACCGGCTGGTCACCGTGGCCGAGATGACGCTGCGGGAGCTGGCGCGCCGTCGGGGCGTACTGCTGCTTCTGCTCTTGATGCCGTTGGTCTTCTGGCTGATTCGGCGGGACTCCTACGTCGGGCAGTCGGTTCGTGCGCTGTTGCTCGGCATCAGCTGGGCGGTGAGCACCGCCGCGCTCTTCGCCACCAGCGCCGCTCGCGAGTTGGAACCCCGGCTGCGGCTCGCCGGTTACCGCCCGCACCACCTCTACCTCGGGCGGATGCTCGGCCTGTGGGCGCTCGGGCTGGCCGTCTCGGTGCCGTTCTTCCTGCTCACCGTCTTCGACGCGGCCAACCTGCGGTACGGCGGGATCGCCGTGGCGATGCTCTGCTGCGTGGCGGTGGCCGCGCCGTTCGGCATGCTGATCGGCACCCTGCTTCCCCGCGAGTTGGAGGGGACCCTGCTGCTGCTCACCGTGGTCGCCATGCAGATGCTGCTCGACCCGGCCAGCTCCGGGGCGAGGCTGACGCCGTTCTGGTCCAGCCGGGAGATCGCCACCTGGGCGGTGGACCACACCGACGGCGGTTACCTGAGTCGGGGCATCCTGCACGCGGTGGTGGTCACCGCGCTGATGATCGTGACGGTCGCCGGGGTGTTCGGCGTCCGGCTGCGCCGCCGCCGGCACCTGCACCACGCCCCTCTCGTCTGA
- a CDS encoding ATP-binding cassette domain-containing protein: MNADEWLRAFGAELYQRRVAADAARHVVAEAATHLREGGGDPWLVFGPPQAYAAAIVESIGTAPGPRPGPVRLHAKGITKRYGRRTVLRDATLTVRAGQIAAVVGANGCGKSTFLRICAGLISPDAGAVTVSGRLGYCPQQGGTVDFLLPDEHFVLVGAGQGMARGPARRAGRAAAQQLGWEPDRDVLARHLSGGTRQKLNLTMSTLAAPDVLLLDEPYQGFDQGSYVNLWDQLIRLRDEGRAIVVVTHLLNQLDRVDVVLDLTPAQSGGRTSAQHGGRS, translated from the coding sequence GTGAACGCCGACGAGTGGCTACGGGCCTTCGGGGCCGAGCTGTACCAGCGCCGGGTGGCGGCCGACGCCGCCCGACATGTGGTCGCCGAGGCCGCCACGCACCTGCGTGAGGGCGGGGGCGACCCGTGGCTGGTCTTCGGCCCGCCGCAGGCGTACGCCGCCGCGATCGTGGAGAGCATCGGCACCGCGCCCGGCCCGCGCCCCGGCCCGGTCCGGCTGCACGCCAAGGGCATCACCAAGCGGTACGGCCGACGCACGGTGCTCCGGGACGCGACGCTTACCGTACGTGCCGGGCAGATCGCCGCCGTGGTCGGCGCCAACGGCTGCGGCAAGAGCACCTTCCTGCGCATCTGTGCCGGGTTGATCTCACCCGACGCCGGTGCGGTGACCGTCTCGGGTCGGCTCGGTTACTGCCCGCAGCAGGGCGGCACCGTCGACTTTCTGCTGCCCGACGAACACTTCGTGCTGGTCGGTGCCGGGCAGGGGATGGCGCGGGGACCGGCCCGACGCGCGGGTCGGGCGGCGGCCCAGCAACTTGGCTGGGAGCCCGATCGGGACGTACTCGCCCGGCACCTCTCCGGCGGTACGCGGCAGAAGCTGAACCTGACCATGTCCACCCTCGCCGCGCCGGACGTGCTGCTGCTGGACGAGCCGTACCAGGGCTTCGACCAGGGCAGCTACGTCAACCTCTGGGATCAGTTGATCCGGTTGCGCGACGAGGGTCGGGCCATCGTGGTGGTGACCCACCTGCTCAACCAGCTCGACCGGGTCGACGTGGTGCTCGACCTGACCCCCGCCCAGTCGGGCGGTCGCACTTCCGCCCAGCATGGAGGCCGTTCATGA
- a CDS encoding PadR family transcriptional regulator — protein MDSDRRGQWLRGVLDLCVLGLLHEGESYGYQLAQSLEAAGVGPIQGGTLYPVLLRLQRTGLVTAQWRAGGSGPARKYYQLTDDGRAALRHGGNAWLAFVAPVTGIVTKGVDG, from the coding sequence GTGGATTCCGACCGTCGCGGGCAGTGGCTGCGTGGAGTGCTCGACCTCTGCGTACTCGGGCTGCTGCACGAGGGTGAGTCCTACGGCTACCAGCTGGCCCAGTCGCTCGAAGCCGCAGGCGTCGGGCCGATCCAGGGCGGCACGCTCTACCCGGTGCTGTTGCGACTGCAACGCACCGGCCTGGTCACCGCGCAGTGGCGGGCCGGCGGGTCGGGTCCGGCCCGCAAGTACTACCAGCTCACCGACGACGGGCGGGCGGCACTGCGACACGGCGGCAACGCCTGGTTGGCGTTCGTGGCGCCGGTGACCGGCATCGTCACGAAGGGGGTCGACGGGTGA
- a CDS encoding PP2C family serine/threonine-protein phosphatase, whose amino-acid sequence MTLILRSAILNDIGLVRTNNEDSALAGDRLVAVADGMGGLPAGEVASEIVIRILDELIPPTDPDAAADALRAVVSTANQRIHAAIAADPARDGMGTTLTAALLAGDKLILTQVGDSRCYLLREGRLRQLTRDDTFVQALVDQGALTPEQARHHPQRSLVTRAVQGNDAPPTMGVVTVAVGDRLLLCSDGLSDYVPDDAIAATLSLHGDRQQCGEQLVKLAHQAGAPDNVTVVISDVVAG is encoded by the coding sequence ATGACGCTGATCCTCCGCTCGGCCATCCTCAACGACATCGGCCTGGTTCGCACCAACAACGAGGACTCGGCGCTTGCCGGCGACCGTCTCGTCGCGGTGGCCGACGGCATGGGTGGGCTGCCCGCCGGAGAGGTGGCCAGCGAGATCGTCATCCGGATCCTCGACGAGTTGATCCCGCCGACGGACCCGGACGCCGCCGCCGACGCGCTGCGTGCCGTGGTGAGCACGGCCAACCAGCGCATCCACGCCGCGATAGCGGCCGACCCGGCCCGCGACGGCATGGGTACGACGCTGACCGCGGCGCTGCTCGCCGGGGACAAGCTGATCCTCACCCAGGTTGGCGACTCCCGCTGCTACCTGCTCCGCGAGGGCCGGCTGCGCCAGTTGACCCGGGACGACACCTTCGTGCAGGCGCTTGTCGACCAGGGGGCGCTCACCCCGGAACAGGCCCGGCACCATCCGCAGCGCTCGTTGGTGACCCGAGCGGTGCAGGGCAACGACGCGCCGCCGACGATGGGAGTGGTCACCGTGGCGGTCGGGGACCGGCTGCTGCTGTGCAGCGACGGGCTTTCCGACTACGTGCCGGATGACGCCATCGCCGCCACGCTGAGCCTGCACGGCGACCGTCAGCAGTGTGGCGAGCAGTTGGTGAAGCTGGCTCATCAGGCCGGCGCACCGGACAACGTCACCGTCGTGATCTCCGACGTCGTGGCCGGCTGA
- a CDS encoding LuxR C-terminal-related transcriptional regulator, with protein MLPVSMVGRAGELAELDRAWSTVVGNRRRSPAVAVVTGGVGVGKSLLVAAALDGFTPRPEVILSGAARLHSPAPYDWLAAVLSGRDTGRLDLPADALAWLAQHPTAPRERYAPGTLLRLAVRTVRMLVGAGPAVLVVEDLHALDPASLNLVGELATAAGLSALLMVATRPAAHAVAPELTGRTLARLCGVRGAVRQHLGPLRQAEVAEVLTQVYADPAPCARLVHRVWQHTGGNPYALTELLAAHAGQPPEALLAPPPLPSSSSSPLPSSSSAPLSSSPSLPPAVRSSSPDPSLSAGGGWAELTGREVEVLDCLVAGMSNKQVARALGISVRTVTVHVSNLLRKTGSASRTEVALWAVRQRRAAPTPADH; from the coding sequence ATGTTGCCGGTGTCCATGGTCGGGCGCGCCGGTGAGCTGGCCGAGCTGGACCGGGCCTGGTCCACCGTGGTCGGTAATCGCCGCCGGTCGCCGGCTGTCGCCGTGGTCACCGGAGGCGTCGGCGTGGGCAAGAGCCTGCTGGTCGCCGCCGCGCTGGACGGCTTCACCCCGCGCCCCGAGGTGATACTCAGCGGGGCCGCCCGACTACACAGCCCCGCGCCGTACGACTGGTTGGCCGCCGTGTTGAGCGGACGCGACACCGGCCGGCTCGATCTGCCGGCGGACGCATTGGCCTGGCTGGCCCAGCACCCCACCGCGCCGCGCGAGCGCTACGCACCCGGCACGCTGCTCCGGCTGGCCGTGCGTACCGTCCGGATGCTTGTGGGTGCGGGCCCGGCGGTGCTTGTGGTGGAGGATCTGCACGCGCTCGACCCGGCCAGCCTCAACCTGGTCGGCGAGCTGGCCACCGCCGCCGGGCTCTCGGCCCTGCTGATGGTGGCGACCCGGCCGGCGGCGCACGCGGTCGCGCCGGAACTCACCGGCCGCACCCTGGCCCGCCTCTGCGGGGTACGCGGCGCCGTGCGCCAGCATCTCGGCCCGCTGCGCCAGGCCGAGGTCGCCGAGGTGCTGACCCAGGTGTACGCCGACCCAGCGCCCTGCGCCCGCCTGGTGCACCGGGTCTGGCAGCACACCGGCGGCAACCCGTACGCGCTCACCGAACTGCTCGCCGCGCACGCCGGCCAGCCCCCGGAGGCGCTGCTCGCCCCGCCGCCGCTGCCCTCCTCTTCGTCGTCGCCCTTGCCGTCGTCCTCGTCCGCGCCCTTGTCTTCGTCCCCGTCCTTGCCGCCGGCCGTCCGCTCGTCTTCGCCCGATCCCTCGCTTTCGGCGGGCGGCGGGTGGGCCGAGTTGACCGGCCGGGAGGTCGAGGTGCTCGACTGCCTGGTCGCCGGGATGTCCAACAAGCAGGTGGCCCGGGCCCTCGGCATCTCGGTGCGTACCGTCACCGTGCACGTGTCCAACCTGCTACGCAAGACCGGCTCGGCCTCGCGTACCGAGGTGGCGCTCTGGGCGGTCCGGCAGCGCCGCGCGGCACCCACCCCCGCCGACCACTGA
- a CDS encoding DNA-binding protein, translating into MGTHEIRVRLGGISRQRVYELTMRRSFPEPAAELEQGRVWLAEDVERWIAEHRSDLTDSEGGD; encoded by the coding sequence ATGGGTACGCATGAGATTCGGGTGCGGCTCGGTGGCATCAGCCGGCAGCGTGTCTACGAGTTGACCATGCGTCGCTCGTTCCCCGAGCCGGCCGCCGAACTCGAACAGGGCCGCGTGTGGCTGGCCGAAGACGTCGAGCGGTGGATTGCCGAGCATCGGAGCGACCTCACGGACAGCGAAGGCGGCGACTAG
- a CDS encoding DNA-binding protein, translating into MPTHLYGRGEIARRLGVSRQRAGEIIDRADFPEPYDVLGMGAVWRIADVEEWIRRNRPHLAEEPEA; encoded by the coding sequence ATGCCAACGCACCTGTACGGGCGCGGTGAGATCGCCCGACGCCTAGGCGTCAGCAGGCAGCGTGCGGGCGAGATCATCGACCGTGCGGACTTCCCGGAGCCATACGACGTGCTGGGCATGGGTGCCGTCTGGCGGATCGCGGACGTCGAGGAATGGATCAGGCGGAACCGTCCGCACCTCGCCGAGGAGCCGGAGGCGTAA
- a CDS encoding XRE family transcriptional regulator, whose product MSQPPADPDPTAVGRRVRALREARGISLSALARQAQVGKATLSGLENGSRNPTLETLYAVTAQLGVPLTAVLSGPTAEPTVRGAAVSATLLEVFDDADATYELYRMRVAPGPGQLSPAHQAGVTEHVTVFAGVLRAGPADAPLTAAAGGHLRWTSDVPHVYAAVGDEEVAASLLLRYPRQG is encoded by the coding sequence GTGTCCCAACCACCAGCAGACCCCGACCCCACGGCGGTCGGTCGACGGGTCCGTGCCCTGCGCGAGGCGCGAGGCATCTCGCTCTCCGCGTTGGCCCGACAGGCCCAGGTGGGCAAGGCGACCCTCTCCGGGTTGGAGAACGGCAGCCGCAACCCCACCCTGGAGACCCTGTACGCGGTCACCGCGCAGCTCGGCGTACCGCTGACCGCCGTGCTCTCCGGGCCGACGGCCGAACCGACCGTCCGCGGCGCGGCGGTCAGCGCCACCCTGCTTGAGGTCTTCGACGACGCGGACGCCACCTACGAGCTGTACCGGATGCGGGTCGCACCCGGCCCCGGCCAGCTCTCCCCCGCCCACCAGGCCGGCGTCACCGAGCACGTGACGGTCTTCGCCGGGGTGCTGCGGGCCGGACCGGCCGACGCACCGCTGACCGCCGCCGCCGGTGGACACCTCCGCTGGACCTCCGACGTGCCCCACGTGTACGCCGCCGTCGGCGACGAAGAGGTAGCCGCCAGCCTCCTCCTCCGCTACCCAAGGCAGGGATGA
- a CDS encoding benzoate/H(+) symporter BenE family transporter: protein MAGRVQPVLAGVVTALVGFASSFTVVLAGLRAVGATERQAASGLLVLCVASGLCAAWLGLRHRLPLSVAWSTPGAALLVATGPVPGGWPVAVGAFLVSGALIVAAGLFPALGRAVAAIPKPVAGAMLAGVLLPLCTAPVRALVEVPALAAPVVLSWLLLHRFARRWAVPGALVVAVVAIALTAPAGGTGGLRPVVEVTAPQWSLSALVGLALPLFLVTMAAQNVPGTALLVGYGYRPPLGSVLRTTGLATLATAPAGGHAVNLAAISAALAAGPDAHPDPDRRWIASVTAGAGLALLGLGAGAVTTLVGWAPPVLIEAVAGLALLGALATALTSALAEPEAREAAVVTLVVTASGVSLVGIGGAFWGLIAGCLMLLLFRSRSRRPADTPATVPTPREEEARR from the coding sequence ATGGCGGGACGGGTACAACCGGTGCTGGCCGGGGTGGTGACCGCGCTTGTCGGGTTCGCCAGCTCGTTCACCGTGGTGCTGGCCGGACTGCGGGCGGTCGGGGCCACCGAGCGTCAGGCCGCCTCCGGGCTGCTCGTGCTCTGCGTCGCCTCCGGGCTCTGTGCCGCCTGGCTGGGGCTGCGGCACCGGCTGCCGTTGAGCGTGGCCTGGTCCACGCCGGGCGCGGCGCTGCTGGTCGCCACCGGGCCGGTTCCCGGTGGTTGGCCGGTCGCGGTCGGGGCGTTCCTCGTCTCGGGAGCGCTCATCGTGGCCGCCGGGCTCTTTCCGGCGCTGGGGCGGGCGGTCGCGGCGATCCCCAAACCGGTCGCCGGCGCGATGCTCGCCGGAGTGCTGCTGCCGCTCTGTACCGCGCCGGTCCGCGCGCTCGTCGAGGTGCCTGCGCTGGCCGCGCCGGTGGTGCTCTCCTGGCTGCTGCTGCACCGCTTCGCCCGGCGGTGGGCGGTGCCCGGTGCGCTGGTGGTGGCGGTGGTGGCGATCGCGCTGACCGCCCCGGCGGGCGGCACCGGCGGACTCCGCCCGGTGGTCGAGGTGACCGCGCCGCAGTGGAGTCTCTCGGCCCTGGTCGGCCTGGCGCTACCGCTGTTCCTGGTGACCATGGCCGCGCAGAACGTGCCCGGTACCGCCCTGCTGGTCGGCTACGGCTACCGGCCGCCGCTCGGCTCGGTGCTGCGGACCACCGGGCTGGCCACCCTGGCCACCGCTCCGGCCGGCGGACACGCGGTCAACCTGGCCGCGATCAGTGCCGCGCTGGCCGCCGGGCCGGACGCGCACCCCGATCCGGACCGCCGCTGGATCGCCTCGGTCACCGCCGGGGCGGGGCTGGCGCTGCTCGGGCTGGGCGCCGGTGCGGTGACCACCCTGGTCGGCTGGGCGCCGCCGGTGCTGATCGAGGCGGTCGCCGGCCTCGCCCTGCTCGGCGCGCTGGCCACCGCGCTGACCTCGGCGCTGGCCGAACCCGAGGCCCGGGAGGCCGCGGTGGTCACCCTGGTGGTCACCGCCTCCGGCGTCTCGCTTGTCGGCATCGGCGGTGCCTTCTGGGGCCTGATCGCCGGCTGCCTGATGCTCCTGCTCTTCCGCTCCCGCAGCAGGCGTCCAGCCGACACCCCGGCCACCGTGCCCACCCCGCGCGAAGAAGAGGCCCGAAGGTAG